A part of Rhinatrema bivittatum chromosome 16, aRhiBiv1.1, whole genome shotgun sequence genomic DNA contains:
- the LOC115077687 gene encoding olfactory receptor 24-like, giving the protein LYLISVLGNLLIICIVCADLHLHTPMYFFLANLSVLDICSLTNIMPKLLAILLSNNGNISFSACILQMQCYMMFLGIEFTLLTSMAYDRYVAICNPLRYTIIMNKKVCGLLAAASWVTGSIEVLPHTIVISQFSFCDSNVINHFFCENEALVNLACTDTSFILIMTVVEGIFITFTPFLLTLTSYVFIISTILKIRSKEGKSKAFSTCSSHLTVIFLLYGTLIGLYMHPETQDSTKSNKLPTAMYVVTLPLLNPLIYSLRSKELKGALKKALSRKLTF; this is encoded by the coding sequence ctctaTCTGATTTCTGtgctggggaacctcctcattATCTGCATAGTATGTGCTGATCtacacctgcacacccccatgtatttcttcttggcTAACTTATCTGTCCTAGACATCTGCTCGTTGACCAACATCATGCCAAAACTGCTGGCAATCCTCCTATCAAACAATGGTAACATATCATTCAGTGCATGCATCCTGCAGATGCAGTGCTACATGATGTTTCTAGGAATAGAATTTACCCTTCTCACTTCCATGGCCTATGATCGATATGTTGCAATATGCAATCCCCTGCGTTACACCATTATCATGAATAAGAAGGTCTGTGGTCTTCTGGCAGCAGCCTCATGGGTGACAGGTTCAATAGAGGTATTGCCTCACACTATTGTTAtatcccagttttctttctgtgactccaATGTAATCAATCACTTCTTCTGTGAAAATGAAGCGCTGGTGAATCTTGCCTGCACAGACACCTCTTTCATTCTAATTATGACTGTTGTTGAAGGGATCTTTATAACTTTCACCCCATTTCTCTTAACTCTGACATCCTATGTGTTcatcatctccaccatcctgaaAATCCGTTCTAAGGAAgggaaaagcaaggccttctccacctgctcctctcaTCTTACAGTCATCTTTCTGTTATATGGGACTTTAATAGGTTTGTATATGCATCCTGAGACACAGGACTCTACTAAATCAAACAAGCTGCCTACTGCAATGTATGTAGTCACTCTCCCACTGTTAAACCCCCTGATATACAGCTTGAGAAGCAAGGAGCTAAAAGGGGCCCTGAAGAAAGCCTTAAGCAGAAAGTTAACATTTTAA